A stretch of the Leishmania infantum JPCM5 genome chromosome 30 genome encodes the following:
- a CDS encoding putative ama1 protein: MQPQLGSAPPTDKVGDGYSSPPAPVAQSPPSMPQGQYSQKPNGGPQYNQPQGPGQNVYTGNPMNAPGSRNAVHSRDADWHYSLCVCCEDMDSCCEACCCFPCQVSRQCNMFMYNRREIHWPYCLLMTLCDLSLFFFSVTCVFASETRRLARERYGISGSGIDDCCIGYWCRTCSAQQVLLEMTAMNEFPGATCYEAAPQPAANRMV; this comes from the coding sequence ATGCAGCCCCAGCTCGGCTCTGCCCCTCCAACTGACAAGGTTGGTGACGGGTACAGCTCTCCTCCGGCTCCAGTTGCTCAGTCTCCCCCCAGCATGCCGCAAGGCCAGTACAGTCAGAAGCCTAATGGCGGCCCTCAGTATAACCAGCCGCAGGGGCCCGGACAGAACGTTTACACCGGCAACCCGATGAATGCGCCAGGCAGCCGCAATGCGGTGCACAGCCGTGACGCTGATTGGCACTactcgctgtgtgtgtgctgtgaaGATATGGACTCGTGCTGCGAGGCGTGTTGCTGCTTTCCTTGCCAGGTGAGCCGGCAGTGCAATATGTTCATGTACAACCGCAGAGAGATCCACTGGCCTTACTGCTTGCTCATGACCCTATGTGACTTGAGCTTGTTTTTCTTTAGCGTGACGTGCGTCTTTGCCAGCGAGACACGTCGGCTAGCGCGCGAGCGGTACGGCATTTCCGGCAGTGGCATCGACGATTGCTGCATCGGGTACTGGTGCCGCACCTGctctgcgcagcaggtgctgctggagatgACCGCGATGAACGAATTCCCAGGGGCCACGTGCTACGAGGCTGCCCCTCAGCCCGCGGCCAACCGGATGGTCTAG
- a CDS encoding putative kinesin yields MSEQRITVAVRIRPPIGHERYEPVCARKADDDQTITINAEETSASVSGVSVFQFDYVFDETDDQVAVYEESVQEMVDHALSGFSATVFTYGQTGSGKTYTILGSKSADGKVTEGSGAFMRVFDDLFTYKEAVKDRTHIVIALSALELYVEDVMDLLMDKKKLKLRDTPEETITVGINTVEVHTMADVERNFDVANSFRSVTATKMNDTSSRSHALFFIDIFQIPVEKSPQAPKVSQLIDETGMSLSKGVAGVTKSRIALVDLAGSERVKRSGATGQAMVEAQAINKSLSTLGTVINAMYLQNPHIPFRESKLTKLLKPCFVDTTSRLLLIGQVAPPSNSASESLGTLRFCDRVKGLKAGQVMGFTDLAAEQAFLQSRRVNEELLAEMHILQAQYYYEAVSVRRLAAAKSVPVDQERQRIVAELQAGAADVVARKEREMLEKAERKAIAQRDAAVESFVLHMNSLIEEYEQVAHTVKREKKAQKKLREEQEAEHEVRLHEAKKAKKHRLKLQEAVAEARQNLEALDRELEALDRQIEMVGKENAAGVIDGVDDDAASPNKAIDRAVEEATHGLVESFYNHATEQSRLYSMFVSRLAATRRERSRVRRMKLMSSTLVTDGTLLYDLIAFLIDRAVDVSEGDLPLGAKWGWHDVDGLSQRLLCADEMYPPLLSSAWEPLHEEAKPCLEQPHSITFLSSDESDGEHSHHAAESRRIRQIRDAAAAKVENLNALHADGEDDKQHETSNGGGSDGDGHDGKESSEDSAGTPAPHAHESDWMNGQLLGRTPPQDAALAVANTVEDAPPLATKACARRKRKDGAAAATVTSPSNGNGDASTSDAAAASATRSPEDRPGRHGKSKGVPAAVTAVSEGSSSDEPGDESSGTESSASPSESDSEDESPEEAAAAKGAAHKAQKKEAHEAAREGRGTEEDALPVGAPNPSYQEKDSRALMKVYDSPTLVQDLIRFLRSGTRMLKHCRRGKPHERIFWVSTQRGKKELFWKEPDSRSVDYSCIQLSDVSFIQLGCFGKVFSRHRIPPNDPAFFRAFTIGLKHGGRTVDIVAETLPDYEAWVVGLSHLVGVDPFWGGKIDLTMEVGTDRLTYFESSVCEANYIHPLEYLELKKRVQHVAARTIQVLEESGQDTARAQAILGGIHPPAVNSNCAVYMTKGELRFLLPETFDIIRVSRLWMLFQQMNLVYDDNFAPATAFGITVRES; encoded by the coding sequence ATGTcggagcagcgcatcacTGTCGCGGTGCGCATTCGTCCGCCCATCGGGCACGAGCGCTATGAACCCGTGTGCGCTCGCAAAGCCGACGATGACCAGACCATCACCATCAACGCAGAGGAGACGTCCGCGAGCGTCAGCGGTGTCAGTGTCTTTCAATTCGACTACGTCTTCGACGAGACCGATGACCAGGTCGCTGTGTACGAGGAAAGCGTGCAGGAGATGGTCGATCACGCCCTCTCAGGCTTCAGCGCCACCGTCTTCACGTACGGCCAGACCGGCTCAGGCAAGACCTACACCATTCTAGGAAGCAAGTCAGCGGACGGCAAAGTCACGGAAGGGTCCGGCGCCTTCATGCGCGTCTTCGACGACTTGTTCACGTACAAAGAAGCCGTCAAGGATCGAACCCACATTGTCatcgccctctccgcgctGGAGTTGTACGTCGAGGACGTTATGGACTTGCTAATGGACAAGAAGAAGCTGAAGCTGCGCGATACACCAGAGGAGACGATCACCGTTGGCATCAATACAGTGGAAGTGCACACCATGGCGGATGTCGAGCGCAACTTCGACGTTGCAAACTCCTTCCGCTCCGTGACGGCCACGAAGATGAACGACACTAGTTCCCGCAGCCACGCGCTCTTCTTCATTGACATTTTCCAAATTCCGGTCGAGAAGTCGCCGCAGGCGCCGAAGGTGTCGCAGCTCATTGACGAAACGGGCATGTCTCTGTCCAAGGGTGTTGCCGGTGTCACCAAGTCCCGCATTGCCCTCGTTGATCTTGCCGGCAGCGAGCGAGTGAAGCGCTCCGGTGCTACTGGGCAGGCCATGGTGGAGGCCCAGGCAATCAATAAGTCGCTCTCCACCCTCGGCACGGTCATCAACGCCATGTATCTGCAGAATCCACACATTCCGTTCCGCGAGTCAAAGCTGACAAAGCTGCTGAAGCCGTGCTTCGTCGATACAACCTCGCGTCTGCTACTGATCGGGcaggtggcgccgccgtcaaACAGCGCCTCCGAGTCGCTGGGGACTCTTCGCTTCTGCGACCGTGTCAAAGGGCTCAAGGCGGGGCAGGTCATGGGCTTCACCGATCTAGCCGCCGAACAGGCCTTTCTGCAGTCGCGCCGCGTCaacgaggagctgctggccgaGATGCATATCCTCCAGGCACAGTACTACTACGAGGCGGTGagcgtgcggcgcctcgcAGCGGCCAAAAGCGTGCCCGTGGAccaggagcggcagcgcatcgtggcagagctgcaggccggcgctgcggatgtTGTCGCGCGCAAGGAGCGGGAAATGttggagaaggcggagcgcAAGGCGATTGCgcagcgcgacgcggcggtggagtCGTTTGTGCTCCACATGAACTCTCTCATCGAGGAGTACGAGCAGGTCGCCCACACCgtcaagagagagaagaaggcgcagaagaagctgcgggaggagcaggaggcggagcacgAGGTGCGGCTGCATGAGGCCAAAAAGGCCAAGAAGCACCGGCTCAAGTTGCAGGAGGCCGTCGCCGAGGCACGACAGAACCTTGAGGCCCTGGACAGGGAGCTCGAGGCTCTTGATAGGCAAATCGAGATGGTGGGAAAAGAGAACGCGGCTGGTGTGatcgacggcgtcgacgatGATGCTGCGTCTCCGAACAAAGCGATAGATAGAGCGGTCGAGGAGGCCACGCACGGTCTTGTGGAGTCCTTTTACAACCATGCGACGGAGCAGAGCCGTCTCTACTCGATGTTTGTGTCGCGTCTGGCTGCCACAAGACGGGAGCGGTCGCGGGTGCGACGAATGAAGCTGATGAGCTCCACCTTAGTGACGGATGGTACCCTCCTGTACGATCTGATCGCTTTTCTCATTGATCGCGCCGTCGACGTGTCGGAGGGCGACCTGCCGCTTGGGGCGAAATGGGGCTGGCACGACGTCGACGGCCTTAGCCAGCGTCTCCTCTGCGCAGACGAGATGTACCCGCCCCTGTTGTCGTCTGCGTGGGAGCCGCTCCACGAGGAGGCCAAGCCGTGTCtggagcagccgcacagcATCACCTTCCTCAGCTCGGACGAGAGCGATGGTGAGCACTCGCACCACGCCGCGGAGTCTCGCCGCATCCGGCAGAttcgcgacgccgccgccgccaaggtTGAAAACCTGAACGCCTTAcacgccgacggcgaggatGATAAGCAGCACGAGACGAGTAACGGGGGCGGATCTGATGGAGACGGCCATGACGGCAAGGAGAGCAGCGAAGATTCGGCTGGTAccccggcgccgcacgcgcacgagtCGGACTGGATGAATGGCCAGCTTCTAgggcggacgccgccgcaggatgcggcgctggcagTGGCGAATACAGTAGAAGATGCGCCGCCTCTGGCGACGAAGGCATGCGCGCGTCGAAAGAGGAAGGAcggggcagctgcggctACTGTTACATCTCCGAGTAACGGGAACGGCGATGCATCGaccagcgacgccgcggcagcctctGCGACGCGCTCTCCGGAGGACAGGCCAGGCCGACATGGCAAATCAAAGGGTGTGCCGGCTGCAGTGACGGCCGTATCAGAGGGCAGCTCTAGCGATGAGCCCGGTGACGAGTCGAGCGGGACGGAgtcctcggcgtcgccatcagagagcgacagcgaggacgagtcgccggaggaggcagccgcggccaAGGGTGCCGCCCATAAGGCTCAGAAGAAAGAAGCGCATGAAGCTGCGCGCGAAGGCAGAggcaccgaggaggacgcgctCCCGGTGGGCGCGCCGAACCCATCCTACCAAGAAAAGGACTCCCGAGCGCTGATGAAGGTGTACGACTCGCCCACCCTCGTGCAAGACCTCATCCGGTTcctccgcagcggcacccgcaTGCTCAaacactgccgccgcggcaagcCCCATGAGCGCATCTTCTGGGTCTCCACGCAGCGTGGAAAGAAGGAGCTCTTCTGGAAGGAACCGGACTCGCGGAGCGTTGACTACTCGTGCATTCAACTGTCCGACGTCAGCTTCATTCAGCTTGGGTGCTTTGGTAAAGTGTTTTCCCGCCACCGCATTCCGCCCAATGATCCCGCGTTCTTCCGCGCCTTTACGATCGGGCTGAAGCATGGTGGGCGAACCGTAGACATCGTGGCAGAGACGCTGCCCGACTACGAAGCGTGGGTGGTGGGTCTCTCGcacctcgtcggcgtcgacCCCTTCTGGGGCGGCAAGATCGACCTCACGATGGAGGTCGGCACCGATCGCCTCACCTATTTCGAGTCGAGCGTATGTGAGGCAAACTACATCCACCCCTTGGAGTACCTGGAGCTGAAGAAGCGTGTGCAGCACGTCGCGGCGCGCACGATTCAAGTGCTGGAGGAGTCTGGCCAAGACACCGCGCGTGCCCAGGCGATTCTCGGCGGCATCCATCCACCTGCCGTGAACAGCAACTGTGCAGTGTACATGACGAAAGGCGAGCTGCGGTTTTTGTTGCCCGAAACCTTCGACATTATTCGCGTGTCGCGACTGTGGATGCTCTTCCAGCAGATGAACCTCGTCTACGACGACAACTTCGCCCCCGCTACCGCGTTCGGCATCACGGTGCGCGAATCGTGA
- a CDS encoding p1/s1 nuclease → MPALVGLRLPLTVLCLLVLSSALCVTEALGWGCVGHMLLAEIARRQLDDKNKEKIDAMAEVFAQSGPFPSSPDMVQAACWADDVKLWRQRAMGSWHYFDAPYNPENINITDAIATVNAVTVSRNMISALKNTKAPLYMLNFAWANLVHIFGDLHQPLHTISRYSSEYPHGDKGGNLIQVMVGRKSLRLHALWDNICTGTPPRYQRPLSYTDLFALAATADRLLETYIFPEALRTLVDVMAIHEESHMFAVNTSYPGVTPGATLSEAYLARCKRVAEARLTLGGYRLGYLLNTLLSSIHVDEATLEAYRAARPKRGA, encoded by the coding sequence ATGCCCGCGCTTGTCGGCCTCCGTCTGCCTCTCACAGTGCTGTGCCTCCTGGTGCTCAGCTCTGCGCTGTGCGTGACTGAGGCTCTTGGATGGGGCTGCGTGGGTCACATGCTCCTCGCCGAGAtcgcgcgccgccagctgGACGATAAAAACAAGGAAAAGATTGATGCGATGGCGGAAGTGTTTGCGCAGAGCGGCCCGTTCCCGTCGTCTCCGGACATGGTGCAGGCCGCATGCTGGGCGGATGACGTGAAGCTTTGGCGTCAGCGCGCCATGGGCTCGTGGCACTACTTCGATGCGCCGTACAACCCCGAAAATATCAATATCACCGATGCGATCGCTACAGTGAACGCCGTTACGGTGTCCCGCAATATGATTTCTGCGCTTAAAAATACCAAGGCGCCGCTGTACATGCTGAACTTCGCTTGGGCGAACCTGGTGCACATCTTTGGCGACCTGCACCAGCCCCTGCACACCATCTCCCGGTACTCCTCTGAGTACCCGCACGGAGACAAAGGAGGCAATTTGATTCAGGTAATGGTGGGCAGAAAGTCGTTGAGGCTGCATGCCCTCTGGGATAATATTTGCACTGGCACGCCTCCACGCTACCAGCGGCCCCTCTCCTACACCGACCTCTTCGCCCTCGCTGCGACAGCGGACCGGCTGCTGGAAACGTACATCTTTCCAGAAGCGTTGCGGACACTCGTGGACGTGATGGCGATTCATGAGGAGAGCCACATGTTTGCCGTAAACACCAGCTACCCCGGCGTAACACCAGGTGCGACTCTCAGCGAGGCCTACCTTGCTCGATGCAAGCGTGTCGCTGAGGCTCGACTGACGCTTGGTGGCTATCGCCTCGGCTACCTTCTGAATACGCTGCTGTCGAGTATCCATGTTGACGAGGCCACACTGGAGGCGTACCGCGCTGCACGTCCGAAGCGAGGTGCGTAA
- a CDS encoding putative pseudouridine synthase A-like protein, with translation MASSSTADDHSAVAGTVASSASVCGSREAAALPPTALLKLGSRKKQRTERAFLFDRYPSRKIALRLAYHGHVHDGLAKQKETDNTVEGLVCDALRRLRLIPEDGPHNFGRCGRTDKGVSALGNALSLTARASCTADAEPQLPPLDYCSMLNNVLPSTIRIVGCALVDDTFDARFSCVHRTYRYYFFHRGLNLEAMQEAAAFFLGTHNFRNFCKMDVVNVSNFVRTVFSVGLHPSEALPELISYLEIRANSFLYHQIRCIMEVLFLVGRGLEVPSVVQTLLERGDRKPTYPLADGTPLVLWDCGFDNVQWQMSHCAFHAMEQELQDISTALLIRATSAAAMRSQLFRWYTGTADMFRKDTLEKSDTSGEGRSRAVAWRDPELRRLDMWSITGCDWTDPGTAGQIKARKRDLLYYLRTEANKGQPLSTTTSCEEKTSQTAETIASAPLAPVNYVPLLQRETERTYEEEVRELSGKKRARYEVNEAKKAAAAAAHKEVVSED, from the coding sequence ATGGCGTCCTCTTCCACAGCCGACGACCATAGCGCCGTTGCCGGCACAGTGGCATCTTCGGCCTCGgtctgcggcagccgcgaagccgctgccttgccaccgacggcgctgctcaaACTGGGCAGTAGAAAGAAGCAAAGGACGGAGAGGGCGTTCTTGTTCGACCGCTACCCAAGCCGAAAGAtcgcgctgcggctggcaTATCACGGTCACGTGCACGACGGCCTCGCAAAACAGAAGGAGACGGACAACACAGTGGAGGGACTCGTGTGCGATGCGTTGCGGCGGCTTCGTCTCATCCCGGAGGACGGGCCCCACAACTTTGGGCGGTGCGGTCGCACCGATAAGGGCGTCAGTGCCCTCGGGAACGCCTTATCCCTTACCGCTCGCGCGTCGTGCACTGCAGATgcggagccgcagctgccgccactgGATTACTGCAGCATGCTCAACAACGTCCTGCCCTCAACGATTCGCATCGTTGGCTGTGCGTTGGTCGACGACACCTTCGACGCACGCTTCTCCTGTGTCCATCGCACCTACCGCTACTACTTTTTCCACCGCGGGCTGAACCTGGAAGCAATGCAGGAGGCTGCCGCCTTCTTCCTCGGGACGCACAACTTCCGCAACTTCTGCAAGATGGACGTTGTGAATGTGAGCAACTTTGTGCGCACGGTGTTCTCGGTCGGCCTGCACCCGAGTGAGGCTCTGCCAGAGCTTATTTCGTATCTTGAGATCAGAGCGAACTCGTTCTTGTACCACCAGATTCGCTGCATCATGGAGGTGCTGTTTCTCGTGGGCCGCGGGCTGGAGGTCCCTAGCGTGGTCCAGACGCTGCTAGAGCGAGGTGATCGCAAACCAACTTATCCCCTGGCAGACGGTACCCCACTGGTACTGTGGGACTGCGGATTCGACAATGTTCAGTGGCAGATGTCCCACTGCGCGTTTCATGCGAtggagcaggagctgcaggacATCAGCACCGCGCTTCTTATACGCGCCACATCTGCCGCCGCTATGCGGTCTCAGTTATTCCGCTGGTACACTGGTACCGCAGACATGTTTCGCAAGGACACGCTGGAGAAAAGCGACACATCAGGCGAGGGCCGCTCGCGCGCTGTTGCTTGGCGAGATCCCGAGCTGCGGCGTTTGGATATGTGGTCCATCACGGGGTGCGACTGGACAGACCCGGGCACCGCCGGCCAGATCAAGGCGCGCAAGCGCGACCTGCTCTACTACCTCCGTACAGAAGCCAACAAAGGGCAGCCCCtgtcgacgacgacaagCTGTGAGGAAAAGACTTCTCAGACCGCAGAAACCATTGCCAGCGCCCCTCTGGCGCCGGTGAACTACGTGCCTCTCTTGCAACGCGAGACAGAGCGCACCtatgaggaggaggtgcgggaGCTGAGCGGcaagaagcgcgcgcgctaCGAAGTGAatgaggcgaagaaggcggccgctgcggcggcgcacaaagAGGTGGTAAGCGAGGACTAA